The Planococcus donghaensis genome contains a region encoding:
- a CDS encoding M15 family metallopeptidase: MKFLDQLKQKNKKFYIKWTMIGVSAIMAALAAMWLYIHNWDAQQSMNALMDVVTIEEPATPATQEQIVEVPEIEEPVEEEPVEEKPVIEEPKEETVTDATVYSENNALPKEPTIINGILLVNKQHPLPENYAPGEVPEARAAFETMKAAAAEAGINLHAFSTYRNFTRQKQLYEQYVAKDGQKAADRYSARPGYSEHQTGLTFDIGEAGKEQHWAAASFGDTEGGKWLAANAHKYGFILRYLEGKEKVTGYMYESWHFRYVGNDVATEIYEKGITLEEYLEVN, encoded by the coding sequence ATGAAGTTTTTAGATCAATTAAAACAAAAGAATAAAAAGTTTTATATAAAATGGACGATGATTGGTGTATCAGCAATTATGGCGGCGTTAGCGGCAATGTGGTTATATATCCATAATTGGGATGCTCAACAAAGCATGAATGCATTAATGGATGTCGTAACAATTGAGGAGCCGGCTACACCAGCGACACAAGAGCAAATTGTAGAGGTTCCCGAAATAGAAGAACCAGTAGAAGAAGAACCTGTAGAAGAAAAACCAGTAATAGAAGAGCCTAAAGAAGAAACAGTGACGGATGCTACTGTCTATTCGGAAAACAATGCATTGCCAAAAGAGCCAACGATTATTAACGGTATATTGTTAGTGAACAAACAACATCCGCTACCCGAAAATTATGCTCCTGGAGAAGTACCGGAAGCGCGAGCAGCTTTTGAAACCATGAAAGCAGCAGCTGCTGAAGCAGGGATTAACTTGCATGCATTTAGTACGTATCGCAATTTCACGCGGCAAAAGCAATTATACGAACAGTATGTAGCGAAAGACGGTCAAAAAGCGGCTGATCGCTATAGCGCGCGACCTGGTTATTCTGAGCATCAAACAGGACTGACGTTTGATATTGGCGAAGCTGGAAAAGAGCAGCATTGGGCGGCTGCTTCATTTGGTGATACTGAAGGTGGTAAGTGGTTAGCGGCGAATGCTCATAAATATGGATTTATCCTTCGATATCTTGAGGGGAAAGAAAAAGTTACAGGGTATATGTACGAATCTTGGCATTTCCGTTATGTCGGAAATGATGTTGCGACCGAAATTTATGAAAAAGGGATTACCCTAGAAGAGTATTTAGAGGTAAATTAA
- the cls gene encoding cardiolipin synthase, translating to MTVTILSVFTALIFILNVLLAAALVFLERRDASSTWAWLLVLFFIPIFGFFIYLFLGRRLRKKTLFKWEGTKRVGIESLIAHQMNELHDENFEFMNPNTKDYADLVYLHLRNNGALLTEDNSIQIFNDGRKKFDALLADIENATNHIHVQYYIFRLDELGTRIVDALTAKAKEGVRVRLLYDDMGSRSLRKRHFKELIAAGGEVETFFPSILPIINPRLNYRNHRKIVVIDGDVGYIGGFNVGDEYIGLSRKFGYWRDTHLRIEGGALHPLQTRFIRDWNQASTRHDIEHDEFFFPAKQAKGNTSMQIVSSGPDEDWEQIKDGYVKLINSAKDYIYIQTPYFIPDATFYDAIRIAALSGIDVRIMIPNKPDHPFVYWATYSYIGQMLRAGARVFTYENGFLHTKMIVTDNKASTVGTANIDVRSFKLNFEVNAFIYDEKVSTDLAELFHQDMKLSTELTYEMYLNRTSMIKTKESIARLLAPIL from the coding sequence ATGACCGTAACTATTCTCAGTGTCTTTACTGCATTGATTTTCATCTTAAACGTTCTTCTTGCTGCCGCTCTCGTATTCCTTGAAAGACGCGATGCTTCAAGCACGTGGGCTTGGCTATTGGTGTTATTCTTTATCCCTATTTTCGGTTTCTTCATTTACTTATTTCTAGGTAGAAGATTGCGTAAAAAAACGCTTTTCAAATGGGAAGGGACAAAACGAGTTGGGATTGAGAGTTTGATTGCTCATCAAATGAACGAATTGCATGATGAAAACTTCGAATTTATGAATCCCAATACGAAAGACTACGCCGATTTGGTGTATCTTCATTTGCGGAATAATGGTGCTTTACTCACTGAAGATAATAGTATTCAAATATTCAATGATGGGCGAAAGAAATTCGATGCTCTACTTGCGGATATTGAAAATGCAACCAACCATATTCATGTACAATATTATATTTTCCGCTTGGATGAACTCGGCACTCGCATTGTGGATGCTTTAACTGCTAAAGCTAAAGAAGGTGTCAGAGTCCGTTTACTTTATGATGATATGGGTTCGCGTAGTTTGAGAAAGCGACATTTTAAAGAGTTAATAGCGGCAGGCGGAGAAGTCGAAACGTTCTTCCCTTCTATTTTACCGATTATCAACCCCCGGCTAAATTATCGGAATCACCGTAAAATCGTTGTAATTGATGGAGATGTTGGCTATATCGGCGGCTTTAATGTCGGCGATGAATATATTGGGTTAAGTCGAAAGTTTGGGTATTGGCGAGATACTCACTTACGCATTGAAGGGGGAGCTCTCCACCCTTTGCAGACTCGCTTTATCCGTGACTGGAATCAGGCGTCCACCCGCCACGATATCGAACATGATGAATTTTTCTTCCCAGCCAAACAAGCTAAAGGAAACACTTCCATGCAAATCGTTTCTAGCGGCCCTGATGAAGATTGGGAACAAATCAAAGACGGATATGTAAAACTCATCAACTCAGCAAAAGATTATATTTATATTCAGACACCTTATTTTATTCCGGATGCCACTTTTTATGATGCCATCCGCATCGCTGCTTTGTCGGGTATTGATGTTCGAATTATGATCCCAAATAAACCAGATCACCCGTTTGTTTATTGGGCAACTTATTCTTATATTGGTCAAATGTTAAGAGCGGGAGCACGTGTATTTACTTACGAAAACGGCTTTTTGCATACAAAGATGATTGTTACAGACAATAAAGCATCTACTGTTGGTACCGCTAATATCGATGTAAGAAGTTTCAAATTAAACTTTGAAGTAAATGCATTTATTTACGACGAGAAGGTATCTACTGACCTTGCAGAACTTTTCCATCAAGACATGAAACTTTCAACTGAATTAACATATGAAATGTATTTGAATCGTACAAGTATGATTAAAACAAAAGAGTCTATTGCTCGCTTATTGGCACCGATTTTATAG
- a CDS encoding glycosyltransferase, giving the protein MNKKALFISDHGDPLAKLGGKQSGGQNNYVKQLALALENKGWQVDVVTHWCDASAPQIETFGAMCRVIRLEAGHKGFVSKNEMYSMLPAFYKELKTTLNLASYDIVHTHYWLSGLIGKKLKKEFGLPYVHTTHSLAWAKERATGIHDQRRTNAEKAILKNTDLVVATTQNEKQLIKSHINSPSPIQVVPIGVDEAFKVRGNRTHLRKKLGYSSPLFVFAGRLEVTKGIFTLLKAFQLLVEKNKSIELPHLVIAGGDTEDFDLKTGLPKDKKLRKAIKGIENQVTFLGPQTQEELALLFNSATATIVPSFYESFGMVAAEAQACGSPVIASNVGGLKNVVQDGISGLLVETKNHIDLAIAMDILSANALLTERLSRQADKIARKDFNWDSISSRINSLYEVIIHGRSNAFVSNRPGRDARRG; this is encoded by the coding sequence ATGAACAAGAAAGCATTATTTATTTCGGATCATGGCGATCCTTTAGCTAAGCTCGGTGGTAAACAATCGGGCGGCCAAAACAATTATGTTAAACAATTAGCACTCGCATTAGAAAATAAAGGGTGGCAAGTTGATGTCGTTACTCATTGGTGCGATGCTTCAGCACCTCAAATAGAAACATTCGGAGCGATGTGCCGCGTAATAAGATTAGAAGCTGGACATAAAGGGTTTGTTTCAAAAAACGAAATGTATTCTATGCTCCCAGCATTTTATAAAGAGCTGAAAACTACCTTAAATTTAGCATCTTACGATATTGTCCATACCCACTATTGGTTATCGGGATTGATCGGAAAAAAATTAAAAAAAGAATTCGGCTTACCTTATGTTCACACAACACATTCACTTGCCTGGGCAAAAGAACGGGCAACAGGCATTCACGACCAGCGTCGGACGAACGCGGAAAAAGCAATTTTAAAGAATACAGACTTAGTAGTAGCTACTACTCAAAATGAAAAACAATTGATTAAATCTCACATAAATTCACCTTCACCTATTCAAGTTGTACCAATTGGAGTTGATGAAGCATTTAAAGTGCGAGGTAACCGCACACACTTACGGAAGAAACTCGGTTATAGCAGCCCACTCTTTGTTTTTGCCGGCAGATTAGAAGTAACAAAAGGAATCTTCACTTTATTAAAAGCTTTTCAATTGTTAGTTGAAAAAAATAAATCCATAGAACTTCCTCACTTGGTAATTGCAGGCGGAGATACGGAAGATTTCGATTTGAAAACTGGATTGCCGAAAGATAAAAAACTTCGTAAAGCCATTAAAGGCATTGAAAATCAAGTAACGTTTTTAGGTCCTCAAACGCAGGAAGAATTGGCGCTATTATTCAATTCCGCTACCGCTACAATCGTGCCAAGTTTTTATGAATCTTTCGGAATGGTTGCAGCAGAAGCCCAAGCTTGCGGAAGTCCCGTTATCGCTTCGAATGTAGGAGGGTTAAAAAATGTCGTTCAAGATGGCATTTCTGGATTGTTAGTTGAGACGAAAAACCATATCGACCTAGCCATCGCAATGGACATTTTATCTGCCAATGCATTACTGACAGAGCGATTAAGTCGTCAAGCTGATAAGATCGCTCGCAAAGATTTCAATTGGGATTCTATTTCTTCTCGCATCAATTCATTATATGAGGTGATTATTCATGGACGCAGCAACGCATTTGTTAGCAACCGACCTGGACGGGACGCTCGTCGGGGATAA
- a CDS encoding DUF5658 family protein, whose amino-acid sequence MSSEKAAAPLKKYVWSLVVLNFLDGLLTYIGLSTGAINEGNPLLASLSPFALLATKLFLSLCLFGFLFTPFIKIQSRIWRVTLVMVNILYSVTLLLHLYWLVILVAITY is encoded by the coding sequence ATGAGCTCAGAAAAAGCTGCTGCACCATTAAAAAAATATGTTTGGAGTTTAGTTGTCTTAAATTTCCTAGATGGTTTGCTAACATACATAGGGCTTTCAACTGGAGCGATAAACGAAGGCAATCCGCTCTTGGCATCGCTTTCTCCTTTCGCCCTTTTAGCAACAAAGCTTTTCTTATCCCTATGTCTCTTCGGCTTTCTCTTCACACCTTTCATCAAGATTCAATCCCGCATCTGGCGTGTTACGCTTGTTATGGTTAATATCTTGTACTCGGTTACATTATTGCTTCATTTGTATTGGCTAGTTATTTTAGTTGCGATTACGTATTAA
- a CDS encoding MFS transporter yields the protein MKKTILLLMSVQFFVYLGFGIIIPILPEVIVQQGYSEIHVGGLITIYALSSFFTAPLWGRLSDNTGRKKLILVGLAGFSLSFFLFSLFLDNLMLLYFSRIVGGLFSGALYTAVTGYVADITSNEDRNKYMGFLGMSIGLGFIFGPAIGGLLGSISLSLPFTTSAVLVLLLMGYASLVLKEPVRKGEAVKRALLPKGSSMLWQFRIRYLFLMSFMVTILLAGLESTFQLFQIKQISMTPLQLGYLFIASGFVDAAIQGGVVRRIKDGAETKWIIGAQLVTALGLFLLPFTNSLIFAGVALSIFTAGNALSRTALVSLTSKESGGKYGTAAGLTYSMDNLGRIIGPLAFTWLLTIQSGSIYYLSAALAIASILLIVLFKASNKTLATTKKASASA from the coding sequence ATGAAAAAAACGATCTTACTGCTGATGTCCGTTCAGTTTTTTGTGTATTTAGGATTCGGCATTATTATACCGATTTTACCTGAAGTGATTGTGCAACAAGGATACTCAGAAATCCATGTTGGCGGATTAATCACCATTTATGCTTTGTCTTCATTTTTTACCGCGCCGCTCTGGGGAAGATTATCCGATAACACCGGTCGCAAGAAACTCATACTCGTCGGGTTAGCTGGCTTTAGTTTAAGTTTCTTCTTGTTTTCGTTGTTTCTCGATAATTTAATGCTACTGTATTTTTCACGCATTGTAGGTGGTCTATTTTCCGGCGCCCTTTACACAGCTGTTACGGGATATGTAGCGGATATCACTTCGAATGAAGATCGCAATAAATACATGGGCTTTCTTGGCATGTCAATTGGATTAGGGTTTATTTTTGGACCAGCCATTGGTGGCTTGCTAGGATCGATTTCCTTGTCGTTGCCATTTACAACTTCTGCAGTACTCGTTTTGTTATTGATGGGTTATGCGAGTCTTGTGTTAAAAGAACCTGTTCGTAAAGGCGAAGCCGTAAAACGCGCCCTTTTGCCAAAAGGCTCGAGTATGCTTTGGCAGTTCCGCATTCGTTATTTGTTTTTAATGTCATTTATGGTGACTATTTTACTAGCAGGATTGGAGTCGACTTTTCAGCTGTTTCAAATCAAACAAATTAGCATGACCCCACTACAACTTGGCTACTTGTTTATCGCGAGCGGGTTTGTCGATGCTGCCATTCAAGGCGGGGTTGTTCGTCGCATTAAAGATGGTGCCGAAACAAAGTGGATTATTGGCGCACAACTTGTTACCGCCCTTGGGTTGTTCCTCCTCCCTTTTACAAACAGTTTGATTTTTGCAGGAGTGGCACTTAGCATCTTTACTGCCGGAAACGCTTTGTCTCGTACAGCTTTAGTATCTTTAACATCTAAAGAATCAGGCGGCAAATATGGTACAGCCGCTGGGTTAACTTATTCTATGGATAATCTTGGACGCATTATTGGTCCTTTAGCTTTCACTTGGCTCCTTACTATTCAATCCGGTAGCATTTATTATTTATCTGCAGCACTGGCAATTGCGAGTATATTATTAATCGTATTGTTTAAAGCTTCTAACAAAACTTTAGCAACAACAAAAAAAGCCAGCGCTTCTGCGTAA
- a CDS encoding tetratricopeptide repeat protein yields MFYRIDALYRLASFQAMLEEDTTRKDYYISKLHLFANFTEDDKVSAFADAIEVHYLNSFAHDYQAALALIEENLEKYPDDKVFMFTLEKGKALYGLGQFEEALVWLKKHELWEFLHHPYDLSLHYEKDAYMALIYLELGDKELAIKHASIAKDLIKPMSDFPYKTFILAVYKKVMA; encoded by the coding sequence GTGTTTTATCGAATTGACGCCCTTTATCGCCTGGCCAGTTTTCAAGCCATGTTGGAAGAGGATACAACAAGAAAAGATTATTACATTTCCAAACTTCACTTGTTTGCGAATTTTACCGAGGACGACAAAGTGAGTGCATTCGCTGATGCGATTGAAGTGCATTATTTAAATTCTTTTGCTCACGATTACCAAGCGGCTCTTGCATTGATTGAGGAGAACTTAGAAAAATATCCAGATGACAAAGTCTTTATGTTTACTTTGGAAAAAGGAAAAGCTTTATATGGTCTCGGACAATTTGAAGAAGCGTTGGTGTGGCTGAAAAAGCACGAGCTTTGGGAATTTCTCCACCACCCTTACGATTTGTCGTTGCATTATGAAAAAGATGCCTATATGGCACTCATTTACTTAGAGCTTGGTGACAAAGAACTCGCAATAAAACACGCTTCGATTGCGAAAGACTTGATCAAACCTATGTCCGACTTTCCTTATAAGACATTTATATTAGCGGTGTACAAAAAAGTAATGGCATAA
- a CDS encoding GNAT family N-acetyltransferase, which produces MYWCKIARTPAEFEAIARLNYDTFVEEIPQHQADDSGMRIDPFHEQNTYLIVLSGMEVVGMIALRSERPFSLDLKIGKIEALLPDAGKVCEIRLLAIRKAHRNGRVFFLLARALSDFCLEQGFDSAVISGTTRQMKLYGQLGFRAFAEPMGTGEAVFVPMVTTRRQYMDSVAARLQAKRKLFVPGPVALTEQLADPFKEAPISHRSAAFREVRQEVDRLLEDMTDMTPHLLAGSGTLANEAMLAQIKRLNLKGLILVNGEFGRRLVRQAERVNLDYEVVEEAWGKAFDFEKVVECLETEDFHWVLMVHGETSTGQLNNFYELTDICKERNIKLCLDCISSFGAVPFSLEEVWLATATSGKAIGTLSGVAIVFANHKIEPDKTVPSYLDLGLYATDIPFTFSASLLESLHRALKAYPARYELLNQRFHMLQEDTQDWSTLATGYPTARTFQTVEDIRFLVEDAHLSGFELHSASGYLKTRELFQVSCIQPEFEKDWEHFLEFYEVYQRYHVKEKARHSM; this is translated from the coding sequence ATGTATTGGTGCAAAATCGCCCGGACACCAGCTGAGTTTGAAGCAATTGCCCGTTTAAATTATGACACGTTTGTAGAAGAAATCCCTCAACACCAAGCAGATGACAGTGGGATGCGCATCGATCCATTTCATGAACAAAATACGTATTTAATTGTATTATCAGGAATGGAAGTGGTTGGAATGATTGCGTTGCGTTCTGAACGTCCATTTTCCTTGGATTTAAAGATAGGGAAAATCGAAGCGTTGTTGCCGGATGCCGGTAAAGTGTGTGAAATTCGTTTGTTGGCGATTCGTAAAGCGCATCGCAACGGACGTGTATTTTTTCTTCTAGCACGTGCACTATCGGATTTTTGTTTAGAGCAAGGGTTTGATTCGGCGGTTATTTCTGGCACGACCCGTCAAATGAAGCTATATGGGCAGCTCGGGTTTCGTGCATTTGCAGAACCAATGGGCACAGGAGAAGCTGTTTTTGTTCCGATGGTTACGACGCGTCGCCAATACATGGACTCTGTTGCTGCGAGGTTACAAGCAAAACGCAAGCTGTTTGTCCCAGGACCGGTTGCTTTGACTGAACAACTCGCCGATCCTTTCAAAGAAGCACCTATTTCACATCGATCAGCGGCTTTTCGCGAAGTGCGGCAAGAAGTAGATCGCTTACTTGAGGATATGACAGACATGACGCCTCATCTATTAGCAGGAAGTGGAACTTTAGCGAACGAAGCCATGCTCGCACAAATAAAGCGGCTAAATTTAAAAGGATTAATTTTAGTGAATGGTGAATTTGGTAGACGTTTAGTCCGACAAGCAGAGCGTGTGAACTTGGATTATGAAGTGGTGGAAGAAGCCTGGGGGAAAGCTTTCGATTTTGAAAAAGTAGTAGAGTGCCTAGAAACAGAAGACTTTCATTGGGTTCTTATGGTTCATGGCGAAACATCTACGGGGCAACTAAATAACTTTTATGAACTAACGGATATTTGTAAGGAGCGAAATATTAAGCTTTGCCTGGATTGCATTAGTAGTTTTGGGGCTGTGCCATTTTCGCTCGAAGAGGTTTGGCTCGCTACAGCGACAAGTGGCAAGGCCATCGGAACTTTGAGTGGTGTCGCCATCGTCTTTGCAAATCATAAAATAGAGCCAGACAAAACCGTGCCTAGCTATTTAGACCTCGGCCTTTATGCAACAGACATTCCGTTTACATTTTCTGCGAGTCTACTGGAAAGCTTACATCGTGCATTAAAGGCATATCCAGCTCGCTATGAACTATTAAATCAGCGATTCCATATGTTGCAAGAAGATACACAAGATTGGTCAACCTTAGCCACTGGTTACCCAACCGCTCGAACTTTCCAAACAGTAGAAGATATTCGTTTCCTTGTTGAAGATGCTCATCTTTCAGGTTTTGAATTGCATTCAGCAAGTGGTTATTTAAAAACACGGGAATTGTTTCAAGTTTCCTGCATTCAACCAGAGTTTGAAAAAGACTGGGAGCACTTCTTAGAATTCTATGAAGTTTACCAGCGCTATCATGTAAAAGAAAAAGCCCGTCACTCAATGTGA
- a CDS encoding NAD(P)/FAD-dependent oxidoreductase, with product MKSLIIIGSGILGASAAYHAAKAGAAVVLIDRSDKGQATGAAAGIVCPWISQRRNKAWYNLAKNGAKYYPELIGELEALGEEDTGYKQVGIVSIHEASKLDKMEQKAYERRVEAPEMGDIKRLSSEETREIFPYATEEYGALWVSGAARVDGRAIRDALISGAMKLGAERIIGDAKLLVEEEQVAGVTIDGKELIADVVISTGGAWAAELFKPLGLDLDIVPQKAQILHLHAESRKTEDWPVAMVPYGQYIVPFADGKIVAGATHENGVGFDDKLTAAGIHHILDKTLEAAPGLGETAVSGAATGFRPATTSALPFIGQVPGYPTFFAANGLGASGLTAGPYLGGQLAKLALGELVDIDLSLYQVEDAFRS from the coding sequence ATGAAATCATTAATAATTATTGGTTCAGGAATTTTAGGGGCTTCTGCTGCATATCATGCAGCGAAAGCTGGAGCTGCAGTCGTTTTAATAGACCGTAGCGATAAAGGGCAAGCAACAGGAGCTGCAGCTGGGATCGTCTGTCCGTGGATCTCTCAACGCCGAAACAAAGCTTGGTATAACTTGGCAAAAAATGGAGCGAAATATTATCCAGAGTTGATTGGCGAGCTTGAAGCTTTGGGTGAAGAGGATACGGGCTACAAACAAGTAGGGATTGTCAGCATTCATGAAGCTAGTAAATTAGATAAAATGGAACAGAAAGCCTATGAGCGAAGAGTAGAAGCACCCGAAATGGGAGATATTAAAAGACTGTCTTCAGAAGAGACAAGAGAAATTTTTCCTTATGCAACTGAAGAGTATGGGGCGCTTTGGGTAAGTGGAGCGGCTCGAGTTGATGGGAGAGCTATCCGCGATGCGTTAATTTCAGGTGCGATGAAACTTGGAGCAGAGCGCATCATTGGGGATGCCAAGTTATTGGTTGAAGAAGAGCAAGTAGCAGGAGTTACGATAGACGGAAAAGAACTTATCGCAGACGTCGTTATTTCAACAGGAGGCGCATGGGCAGCGGAGTTGTTCAAACCATTAGGATTAGACTTGGATATTGTGCCTCAAAAAGCTCAAATTCTTCACTTGCATGCGGAATCCCGGAAGACAGAAGACTGGCCAGTTGCGATGGTTCCATACGGTCAATACATTGTTCCGTTTGCAGATGGCAAAATTGTTGCCGGTGCCACGCATGAAAATGGAGTAGGTTTTGATGATAAGCTGACTGCGGCTGGAATACACCACATTTTGGATAAAACTTTGGAAGCGGCACCGGGTCTCGGAGAAACAGCAGTTTCAGGAGCTGCAACTGGTTTTCGTCCTGCTACAACCAGTGCTTTGCCATTTATCGGTCAAGTTCCAGGCTATCCGACCTTTTTTGCGGCTAACGGACTTGGTGCTTCAGGTTTGACTGCTGGCCCGTATTTGGGTGGCCAATTAGCCAAACTTGCACTCGGGGAACTTGTTGATATCGATTTGAGTCTTTATCAGGTAGAAGATGCATTTAGAAGTTGA
- a CDS encoding HAD-IIB family hydrolase codes for MDAATHLLATDLDGTLVGDKYSLQALFNFYDNQTYEVSLIYITGRHYQSALSLITEENLPVPDVLITDVGTAIYIGDSLEQDLAWSQHLEQSWLPQKIDTVARQIPGLVSQELPITNRCSYYATDETVVEAFRTALDQAEISYKLIYSGGRDVDILPAGSGKGQALQYILNKYQLDEAKLLVAGDSGNDTEMLTLGFPSVIVGNAQPELLEQQKHPSIYRATNSYAGGIHEAWRYFYTK; via the coding sequence ATGGACGCAGCAACGCATTTGTTAGCAACCGACCTGGACGGGACGCTCGTCGGGGATAAGTATAGTTTGCAGGCACTGTTCAATTTTTATGATAACCAAACATACGAAGTGTCACTGATTTATATTACAGGAAGGCATTATCAATCTGCTTTGTCACTTATTACCGAAGAAAATTTACCGGTTCCTGACGTCCTTATTACAGACGTAGGAACCGCTATTTATATTGGCGATTCATTGGAACAAGACTTAGCATGGTCGCAGCACTTGGAACAATCGTGGCTGCCTCAAAAAATAGATACTGTCGCTCGTCAAATTCCAGGATTGGTTTCTCAAGAGCTTCCGATTACAAATCGCTGTTCGTATTATGCGACTGATGAAACTGTTGTAGAAGCTTTCCGTACAGCACTTGATCAAGCGGAGATTTCGTATAAATTGATTTATAGCGGTGGACGTGATGTCGATATACTCCCAGCTGGTAGCGGGAAAGGACAAGCGCTTCAATATATATTAAATAAATACCAGCTGGATGAAGCTAAACTTCTGGTAGCTGGTGATTCTGGAAATGATACAGAAATGTTAACGTTGGGCTTTCCATCCGTTATTGTTGGAAATGCACAACCTGAACTGCTAGAACAACAAAAGCACCCTTCCATATACCGAGCTACAAATAGCTATGCCGGTGGAATCCATGAAGCGTGGCGCTACTTTTATACAAAATAA
- a CDS encoding squalene/phytoene synthase family protein produces MSKVSNLQKESLIMLKETSRTFFIPISFLDSTLKKTVGSAYLCMRAIDEIEDHPELEDQAKIKLLSTIQQMLETDFNEHAYLELVTPYKEFLPPVTMRLADWLHVCPEEIRGKVMESTAIMAGGMSKWVEKNWVIQTQDDLDEYTYYVAGLVGTMLSDIWHWHDGTVTDPDHAIAFGRGLQAVNMLRNYDEDFERGVTFVPEGWTREDMFNYAKNNLAKADLYVQPIKNKRILMFCKVPLALAHSTLKALKSGKEKMSRVEVEGIVEQLKQEERLS; encoded by the coding sequence ATGAGCAAAGTTTCGAATCTACAAAAAGAGTCCTTAATCATGCTAAAAGAAACTAGCCGGACCTTTTTCATCCCAATCAGCTTTTTAGACTCTACTTTAAAGAAAACTGTCGGCTCGGCTTATCTTTGTATGCGAGCGATTGATGAAATTGAAGACCATCCAGAACTGGAAGACCAAGCTAAGATTAAACTGTTGAGTACGATTCAACAAATGCTGGAAACGGATTTTAATGAGCATGCTTACTTGGAACTCGTTACTCCTTATAAAGAGTTTCTACCACCTGTTACTATGCGTTTAGCGGACTGGCTCCATGTTTGTCCTGAAGAAATTAGAGGGAAAGTAATGGAATCCACGGCAATTATGGCCGGCGGAATGTCCAAGTGGGTAGAAAAGAATTGGGTTATTCAAACACAAGATGATTTAGATGAATATACGTATTACGTAGCTGGTCTTGTTGGCACCATGCTGTCAGACATTTGGCATTGGCATGACGGAACGGTCACAGACCCCGACCATGCGATTGCTTTTGGCCGTGGATTGCAAGCAGTCAATATGCTACGCAATTACGATGAAGATTTTGAGCGCGGCGTCACTTTTGTACCTGAAGGTTGGACACGTGAAGACATGTTCAACTACGCGAAAAATAATTTGGCAAAAGCGGATCTTTATGTACAACCTATTAAAAACAAGCGAATTTTAATGTTTTGTAAAGTTCCTTTAGCATTGGCTCATAGTACGCTCAAAGCATTAAAATCAGGCAAAGAAAAGATGAGTCGTGTAGAAGTTGAAGGCATTGTGGAGCAATTAAAACAAGAAGAACGATTAAGCTAA